From the genome of Solanum lycopersicum chromosome 7, SLM_r2.1:
aactttttttttattaaatgtcaAATActgaacaacaaaattattttggtATTTAAAATGTACAATGAGTTGCAATTTGATGTTATTGGGAACAAACatctaatatatttatattttatctaaTACTTTTTTATAGAAGATGTTTTTAGTATATGTTTCACTTCAAGGATTCAATTAGTTTTGTCATGATTAAACACTCACTGGATATTGATATGCCCATCGAAGAATGCAAGGTACAATGGTGTAAAAAGGACATAAATGGAAGCAAATGAAGACATGGATTAATGTGTAAAAATTTGTCTTGTACTTTTAATTCTTACtatgatttctattttgtaaatatagtgtatatatgattaatgaGTATTTTGTTATCgattaaatcaataatatataaaattgaatcgTGAGCTTTTTATCGTTTTAACTTTGATGTTGCTACTTTGTCCGTGTATAAGCATTCTCCTttctgtttatttatttttaaataggattcttttaaaatacatttatgATTTGCCAATATTTCCCTCAACTTTCTGTCAATTACATTGCGTCAAACtcttaaaaaatttacataaatattgtAATTAGCAAATTATAATCATTGAGTGTAATTAGCTTATATTCTTTCATCTTAAATTTTGTGGATCCAATTTTTAATGTGAGAAAAACTTAgaggacaaaaacaaagagcAGAGAAATGTATATTACGTATTTACAAGATTTTGTTACcctaataattaaatttaaggaGGATCCGACTCCTTTCTATTTCTCTTCtgtctaaaaaaaataaaattcttgcTTGAACGTGAGACACATGACATAGATAAAAATTAATGGCTaagatttaattgattaaaataagaTTCTAACTATGTTAATATTtcctaagaaaaataatgatacCATAATCTTAAATTTTGTGAATCCAACTTTTTATGTGagaaaaacaaagaggaaaaaacAAAGAGTCGAGAAATATATACTTTCTCTGtccatttttaattgtcatgtttttcttttagagtcaaactataagaactttaactaacattttatatttacttttacTGTGTATTTTTTCATTATGCAAGAAATTACAATTTACACTTTCagtataatttttgaatgtctaaatttatatttaaaatatttcttaatgtaatctaatttaactttgaaaaattaatcaaatatttatcaatGTAATCTAATTCAACGTATTTGTGATATTACcataaaataaacttattactataaaaaaaaatttaacaaaattttgctaccctaataattaaatttatgctACTCCTAATCATTCAGGAATTAAAAATGgtaaaaactaataatttatttcctAATTCTTATTGAATTTGTGTATATATTCACCTCCTTTTCCTACTCAATTTTGGAATGCTCTTTATCTCAAGCTTCTATAAATACAccttagaattattttttttctcctttttccaTGCATACAATGGCTTCTTCTACTTCTTCGCTGCCTTctgaaataatatttgaaatattaacTCGAACATCTTTGAAAACGTTAGATGCATGCAAGGCCGTTAATAAAGAATGTCATGATATAGTTTTCGAATCGAATTTCATGCCACAATTCTGTCAAAGAACTGAAAATATTTCTGGATATTTTCTCCAAACTCTCTCAAATAACAAGCATGTTACAGAATTTGTATCGATGGATGGGTGTTCGGGGAATAATAAAACCCCGTTCCATCTTCCTATTAACGATAGCACAGCAATGAATTGCGGAGATTTTGACATGAAGATAGTTGCCTCCACAAAACAGGGCATACTCTGTTGTGTTAGAAGAATAGGAaattgttgtgcggaatttgagataatacgagaaaatataaacgcgaaaaacaagacaacagatttacgtggttcaccaataaattggctacgtccacgggaagagagggagcagttttattatggagagccaaaaacagaattacaaaatagggttgtcatagcgtctatatatagtgctaagctacgccctaacaggcttgggcccaacatacagaatcaacagaaaattaagggcccaatacaacaacattgaaTACCGTCGGGTCGGGCGTCTCCGCCCCCGgaccccaggccagggggcgcgtcgcccccctggaccccccgactcgctgaccggtCAGCGAgaccccgtcctttctgtttgtagcgggtccgattcaaggcattcaacagaaATGGATATAGATATTATATTTGTAAGCCAAGTACTAAACAATGGATAAAACTACCGAATCCTAGAGTACGTTTTGAAACTGTTAAAGTTGCCCTCATTGTGTTGAAATCGAATCCCCTGCATTTCAAGATCATAAGGTTGTCATCACCTCGAACTTGTTATCATCATTATAGAGTATTAGGAAAGGATTACTATCGTCGTGAAGTTTTTGATTCAGAGAATTGGAAGTGGAAGCAAGAAAAGGATTTGTTAGTCCCTGAATTATTGTGCTTTGACATGTTTGCTCCAGCAGTTCATGCAACTGGTTTGGTTTATTTCAAACTACGCGATGATCTAGTAATGGCTCTAGATTATAATGGGGAAGAGGCTTTCCCTAGATTTTCACTTCCAAATCAAGCTTTTGATTATGAAGATTATCGATATAACCAACTCGTGGAGTATAATGAGAAGCTTGGGTTTACCTGTTTATCACCACGAGGGATAGGATTTTGGGTTTTCGAGAATGAGAATTGTGTTTGGGAGTTGAAAAAGGAAGTAGGCATTGAAAGTATAAAGGAGGTGACAAATTTTTCAATTCCTTGTGGGATTTATAATGCAGGCATTGCTTTGATGAAGGATTACTATAAAGTTTACTTTTACAAGCTGCAAGATAAGAGCTTTAACGAGGTGAAACTGAATAAATGTCGTGATGTACAAGAAGTTTTCCCTTTTCGATCAGATTTAGAGCCACTTGATCTGAGATTACGACAAACCAACAACACTTTTTCATCGAACAAACTCTTCTATcgtctcttttttattttctcaagtAGTTTTTTTGCTTTCATTTTACTTATTCGCGTGTTGTCTTACCACGGATGACCTGCAGATTCTGTCAAAATTAATGTtgtcttgtattttttatagtaaaattttctattttactaaCTTTTTCCTGGATTCCTATTTATTCGCTATTGCTTTTCTTAGTCCGCTTTATTTTGGAGGTTTCTTATTTTTCTGTCTCCAAACAAATGCTATGCAAAAACCTAAAACTTAGCTAGTGATAGATCTCCAGTAACATCTCTTGCAACGCGTTGAGAAATGCTAAAAGGTGTAAATGTATGTCAGATGTTATGTGTGGATAAAATTTCGAATATATATTCTGAGAGGAAGGGTTAACTATAATTTGTTAGAATGCATTTAGTTACAAACAAGTGAACTAGTGTTCTCTGTTTTTCATCTAATTTCTAACGGGGTGTCATCCGTTGTACTATGTGCAAATAGGGTAGAAAGTAATTCAGTATCTGATGCATCTCCTTCCATGTAAAAAGCTGGTAGTTTAGCCTGAGGCAGTGTACCTTCATTGTTTAACATTAGAACCACGGAAGACATACTTGGGCGATCAtctggacgttcttggacacaTAATAGACCAACACCGATTGATCGTACCACTTCTTGAGGTGTAGAACAAGAATCACCAACATGTTCATCAAGTAGTTCTATTGACCTACCTTCGTTGTTGAGTTCCCATGCCTGTAGATTTTACAAACTTATCAGCCCTTACAAGATACTTGTTAGTTGCTAACACCAAtggataaataagaaaaatacataaaaatcttACATGTCCGATTAGACTATGGTTAAGGTTTGAAGGAGAGTATCGTCTATTACTTTTTCCACTCACAATTTCCAGTACTAAGATACCAAAGCTATAAACATCTGATTTTACGGAGTATAGCCCATATAATGCATATTCTGGTGAAAGGTATCCGCTGCAGAAAATGTACACAAAATATAGTTACTAATGCTGGAATACATAACTATCTCAAGCATTTTCTACTACCCAGTAATAGATTCTTACTATGTTCCAATAACTCGGTTTGTCATGGCTTCATTATCATCCTCTTCATAACATCTTGCTATACCAAAGTCTGATATCTTTGCATTCATATCATTGTCTAGCAAGATGTTATTAGCTTTCAGGTCTCTATGAATTATCCTCAGTTGAGAATCTTGATGTAGATATAAGAGTCCCCGAGCAATCCCATTGATAATGTGAAATCGCTCAGGCCAGTCTAATATCCTGTTTTGTCTGCCACCTGCCAAGTTTTATTGGTTCATTAAGCTATAGATAGAAAGTAGTTCTAAAACATCAAACTATATCAGTCCATTTCCTCATTGAATGTAAAGATCAATTTGGGCTActgtatacattattattagGCTCTAATATAGCTGAGATCTTAGTTccatgttttttttcttatttgacgTGGGATTCGAAACTGGGAGAAGATAATTCAGTATACAGAATAATTTGTATGGGAATttattaccaaatataaatgAATCAAGACTTCCGTTTGGCAAATACTCATAGATCAacattttttcttctccttcaaTGCAGCATCCAAGAATCTTCACAAGATTTCTGTGCTGAAGTTTGGCAATATATACCACTTCGTTCTTGAACTCATCTTCTCCTTGTCTGGATGTTTTAGACAGCCGCTTGACAGCTATTTCTCGTCCTTTTTCAAGTATTCCCTAAACAtcaaagttaaatattttagatACTGTACAATAACGACTACATAGTAATTctacaagtggggtctggggagggtgGTAACCGGTGTGTACACAGCGTTACCCCTACCTTTTGAAGGTAGAGACATTGTTTCCgatatattttatatcttttttctcaaaaaaaagatataaatatcTAACTTGAAAGTATAAGGTACAAAGTAAGCTATGCTTCCCACTAAAAAGGACTGGAGAAATTATGAGAATCAGTTATGCATAGTTTAGGTCAAAAAACACTCCAGCATATACTTAATTCATTACATTTCACCTTCTAAAGATGAAGGCTTTGCTCTGGAGGACCAGGAAGCTTCTGTTAGTCATAAGCTGGTATATTTCTTGTACAAAATTGCCCATGAAACAAGTGCATTTACCTTATAAACAGGACCAAATCCCCCCTCTCCAATCTTTCTGTTTACTGAAAAGTTATCAGTAGCCTTAGTTATGGTAGATAAGTCAAACAGTGGTATCTCAAATTCTTCAGTGCAACTACCACTGTTGTAATCCTGCTTGATATTTCCGCTGTATCTCGATTTTTCTGCAGCTAAAAGGAAATTGAGTGAATTGTGTTAAAGCAGCAAAAACCGTCTTCACTTCGAATTTCATTTCCTGTAATTTGCTCAACGATCAGGCAAAAAAAGTGACCTATCCAGCTTACCTTTCGTTTTACGCTTTATAGCCTTCTTCCTTCTCCTGTGGCATATCAGCAATATGCTAAGGATTACCAGAACTAAACCAACGGATAATGGAAGAATCCAGTATAGTCCTGTTCCTTTTTCACCATCTGACTTCTTCAGACTATCTGCAAGGTCCATTCCAACAAAGTAATCAATAAATTTGACTGTCTCTACGTTGATACAGATGCAATAACTCATAATGCTTATAGATTTAGCTTTAAAATTCAACACCTCAATCTAAGTAGTAGCCTTTTATTCTACTAAAGTTTTAGTTCTtagctatacatatatattcaagTTACAAATCACAAATCATTGTTAACTGTTTCAGTAATAAAGATACCTAATTCAGAGGCAGCTATTCTTATATAGATATCTTGTCCCTCTTTAGATAGCTGTCGAATGTCAAGCAGATCACTGAACCACAATAAGCACCCACTTCCTCCATTGCGTATGTCAATATTTGAGTAAGCCATACAAGAGCAATTTCTAGAGCATATAGTCTTGCATTCTTCTAGTGTCATAGTCAAGTTGGACAAGGAATTTTGCGTGTCTGGCAATTTCATATGcgaatactttaaaaatatgtcTCCGTGGAGGCAGTTTAGTTGAATCCTCCTAACACAGCCACTTGACCAGTCTGCCTTTTGCCAATCTTCATTATGTTTTGGCACAAATTTGTCTAAGCATCCACATACAGGAGAATTTTGACTGTTGCAGCTACCATATGCGCCACACAGTTTGTAAATGTCGCAGTTGTCTGTTGGTATTGAGAGGTAAGGGATCCAATTCTGTCCACGGTCACCCCAAGTCCAACGCTGTAATGCACCATTCTGATTTAGTGTCAACCTTGTGATAACCGAAGAGGTGAAATTAAATCCAAAATACACCTCTGTGTTACTTGAGAATATCCCAAATGTATACAAAGGACTGTCTCTTGAGCTTATTGCCCCACTAAAATGAAGACCATTCCACGGTCCAGACCGATACACAACATCTGAACCCTTCTTCAGGATGTTCTGTGGATATCCAGAAGGATCACAATGATATGTATAATCACCAGGAGCTGGATCTTCCTCGCTCTTCCATGATGACAAGTACACCTCTCGGCCAGTTACAAAGTTCCAACCGAGCTTCATGCCTGATAATAGTGTATCAGTCGGGTGATCAAAACTCTGCCAAAGGAAATTATCATCACTAGCTTGTTTCACAACAAGATTCCCCGAATCCAGCAACTGTGCAACAGGATTCTGCACAGATCTAGAGGTATTAGTTGACCACACAACATTATCAGCACCATTGACAAGGACAAGAATTCCTGGCTCAATGACTTTCAAGATACCTGATTCACCGGTCAAAGGAGCTTCTCTGTTAGCTACCCACACCACTGTCCTAACAGATATGTTCTTGTACCATACACCAACATAGCGATTCTCCGAATCACCTGGACTAAAGAACCCCATTTCAAAGCTTCCACTATGTGAAGCAATTTTATCACCATCTTTGAGAAACTGAGTCGTCGTTATAGTACTATCTGTAGCACCAAAAGTTTGATGGGTAGAATAAAAGTACAATAACAATAGCAAGTAAAAATCATTCCTTTGTAATGCATTCATGCTATGAGATCTAATTAATATTTCTTCTGTTTGTCACATAGCTTAGCTACTCTTCTACATTGAAGAGAAAGATGAACAAACAATTGAAACATGTATCTCCATATAGATTGATGAAGTTAATGACCTAACTATAGGACACAATGGGTATGGAGTTTAATATAGTTTAATTAAAGTTTCAAACTTTGAAGTTGTTTTAATAACATGTTGAACATTTGAACTACGTCGAAAGTAGTAGTATTATATGCTGGAGGcacctatatatataaattaatataacagCACGTGAATGTCTGATCAACCTTCATGTGAACAACATAGTAACTAGAGTCAATATTAATTAAAGGTCTAATTCATCGGTGACCCCTTGAATTTGGAATGAAATTTCAGCTAGACACTTTAACTGTATGATGTTtattttagacacctcatgtaTGATATTGTTGTGtcattttgatactttttttcgatcaataaaaatatataaggtgTGCGTATTACACTCGCGAATAACGTGCAAAGTGACAAATTAAATGATAACATTTGTCATTTGTATCAAAAGAATCCTTacctaataaattttaaataataataaaaaataaccaaTGAATTAATGACACGTGACTTTTTGTTCAAGTAACTTCTTTACAAAATTAAGCCAATACCCCCAACGGCCTTCTTCTCCAAACACCCCACCCATTTTGCACAAATATTTGTACACACCCCGTCCCCCAACCCCCAACCCACCCGACCCCAAAACTCCAAAGGTGATTTTCTTTTGCAAAAATATATGAgcatattaaagaaaaaaaaagaattacttctatgtaaatatttaattcttttagaaAAGAATCTCATGAATAATTTACTAAGTAAATCTTAAAATAGGTATAtttctaaatttctaaaataattttctttatttttcagttGCTTATGGTAACTAGTTTGATTCACCACAGTTGGATGTTTGGGTTTCAAAGTTGAAGGtgggaaagaagaagaagaaaaattaaaaagccaACTAAATATGTTTTTCACGCGCAGTCAACGAGTGTATTACACTTGCTAAGCCATGTAAGCAAAAAGTGCTAAAATGATACAAGAATTTCCTACATGAAGTGTCTAATATGAACAATGTTCagttaaggtgtctaagtgaaactTTATGTCAAGTTTAAGGGGGCTATCGATGGATTAGaccttaattaaaatatctataaGACGTTAACATACATTCTCTGATGAAGCGATATTAGTTCGAGAGCAGGGCGGAGTGAGATAGGATGGAGGGGTTCATTTGAATGCCCTTAGGTGTTAGGtgaaaaattacaatatttacACATGATTAGAATTGGTAtatttatatagtagatgttgaatcTCTTTTGAACACCACGATTCTAGGCACAAGTTAGATTACTAAggagcaaaaattaaaaataaatctatTTGGTGGACAAACTATACACTTAAATGCAATTCTAATGGTATATTTCCTAATAGTTGCTGTTCTACATGTGTAATTTGCTATACACTATTAGTGTAAGTTATATTATCTAACCCCatttatttgaattgatttagTTGAAAAAAAACACAGAATACTATTAATGGTTTTTGTTGagcttttaaaaataagacCTATAGAAGtgttttagaaaagaaaaaaacctaattaaatcaaatcaatatagataaattttttgaatgtaAAAATCAtgaatgtaaatttttttttaaagtgtcTATATATTCTTGTTGCTGTGTTTGTATTTGATTCATCAAAGCTTTGGTGCTACAGAGACAACAACTACTACTCATTTTCTAAAAGATGGtgattataattttactttaccTAGTGGAATATTTGAAATGGGGTTCTTCAGTCCAGGTAATTCGAAAAATCGTTATGTGGGTATCTGGTATAAGAATGTATCTGATAGAACTGTGGTGTGGATTGCCAATAGAGAAGCTCTTTTGAGGAGTGGATCAGGTGTTCTGAAAATAATGAAAGTCTCGACTTGTCGTTGATGGAACTAACAATGTTGTGTGGTCAACTAGCACCTCTAGATCAGTGCAAAATCCTGTGGCGCAGTTGGTAGATTCTGGAAATCTTGTTGTTAAAGAGGCTGGTGATGATAGCTCGCGGGGTTTCACATGGCAGAGTTTTGATCACCCAACGGAAACGTTATTAGCAGGGATGAAGCTTGGGAGGAATTTTGTAACTGGAAGAGAGGTGTACTTGTCATCATGGAAGAATGAGGAAGATCCAGCTCCAGGTGATTATACATACCATTGTGATCCTACTGGTTACCCACAGGCTATCGTGAAGAAGGGATCGGATGTTGTGTATAGCTCTGGACCGTGGAATGGTCGATATTTCAGTGGGACACAAAACTCAAAACAAGGTACTTTCTACACATATGGCGTATATTCAAATGTGACTATGTCACTAGAAGAATGCAAGGATATCTGCTCAAAAAATTGCTCTTGTATGGCTTACTCGAATTCTGACATACGAGGAAGTGGATGCTTATTGTGGTTTGGGGATCTGCTTGACATTCGGAAGGGAACCAACGGACTGCAAGAGATTTACATAAGTATGGCTGCTTCTGAATCAGGTTGGCTTGTTGCTACTTAAAGATTTTTCGCGACTTGATAGATTTTTGATAGTCTCAGTTTAAATGGATATTTGCAGATGATCAGGAGGAGTCGgatggaaagaaaggaaaaatacttTTCTGGATTCTGCCATTATCAGTTGGTCTTATTCTGGTATTCCTTAGTCTGCTAATCTACcatagaagaagaaagaaggcttTAGAGCTCAAAAACAAAGGTAAGCTGGatcccccccttttttttcttgacGTCTAAGCAAATAGAGCAATATACACTTAAATATTAGTGAAAAGAACTTCATAGTTGTCTGATATTCGCAACTTAAATAACattcacttcatttttttcttcttagaaaGCAAAATTTACTGTCATTTGGTTTTGGCAGGAAGGACAGGATGTGGGGGCAATTGCTCTGAAGAATTTGAAATACCACTGTTTGACTTATCTACCATAGCAAACGCTATCAATAACTTTTCAATTGACAGACAGATTGGAGAGGGAGGCTATGGACCTGTTTACAAGGTATACCTTGTCGTTCAAAGTAAAACTTATCTTTAGATACAATTTAGGAGTTGTATGATCAAAGGTGTAATGACAAACCTTTGCTTTGTAAAACCAAAAGGGAACAGATACAATAGCTAAGGGAAGAAAGGTGGGCACATCAGATATGGGGACTTATGTATCTGCGTCAAGATTCTCAATTGAGAATAATTCACAGAGACCTGAAAGCTAATAACATCTTGTTAGACAAGGACATGAATCCAAAGATATCAGACTTCGGGATAGCAAAAATATGTGAAGAGAATGACATTGGAGCCAAGACAAATCGAGTTGTGGGAACATAGTAAGAACCTTCAACTGGATAGTTAAGAATTTGAACCTAAGACGAGTTTTGAGATACTAAGCATGTTTTCCAGCATTAGTGATTCTATATTTtgtttacatttttatttagtgGATACCTCTCACCGGAATATGCATTGCACGGGAGATACTCAGTAGAATCAGATGTATTTAGCTTTGGTATCTTAATATTGGAAATTGTGAGTGGGAAAAGCAACAGAAGATTCTCTCATCCAGATCACAACCTTAATCTACTTGGACATGTAAGATttgatttgttttatttcactTATCCTTTGGTGTTATGTTATTTCCTAGTAACAAATATCTGCAAATCAAGTCAAATGCTGATAGATCTTGTAATCTACAGGCATGGAAACTATATAAAGAAGGTAGGTCAACAGAACTACTTGATGAATACCTAGGTGATTCTTGTTCAACATCCGAAGTGGAACGATCAATCTGTGTTGGTCTATTATGTGTCCAACAAAGTCCAGAAGACCGTCCAAGTATGTCCTCTGCAGTTATGATGTTAAACAATGAAGGTGAATTGCCACAGGCTAAAAGGCCAGGTTTTTACATTGAAAGAGATGCACCATATGGTGAATTATATGCACAGAATACAGCGAGTGAGACCCCATCACAATATTAGCTCCTCGATAAGAAGTTATTTGTCCACTCGCTTCCACAACAAGCTTGCAGTTTTTAATAACCTTTTCTTTAATTCTTTGTAGAAATGAGGTGGAAAATTTTGTGTATGGCTTTCCCTTATGGTGTATTAACTAGGTCAAACTGACTCAAACATATGTAAATATGAAATCTTACTGATTTCCTGTTGCTTCTCAATACAAGGAAGAGGTTAGCCAACAAATCAAGTTCAAGAACATTAGCGTCGAACCCAAACAGAAGCTCCATAGAAAAAGATGATGTTACATCAGTTCATTAAGCTTTTCTTAACATGGCAATATGGTCTACAGATATTAATCTATCGCAAAACTGTTTTAGTTTTATTACTGCAGCAAAATTTTCCTCATGTTTCATTGATAATGATACATTTCACATAGATACTGGTCATAACATATATGCCTTTTACTAAATTATTCGCAATATATATACTCAAAAAGTAAACCAAAACCAGccattaactttttttataagcAGCCAGGACTTGAAGCAGCCTCAATTATCATTGATGGATGAAAATGAACACAACAACAACGTGAAATTAGGAAATCAATTAACTGAGTTATCATGATTTTCTACGTGTTGGTGAGTTAGATAACCGAAactagatatatttttttaattaattaagagaaaaatcTAATGCGGTTACTCAATATAGAAATAGGGTGTGAATTTGAAGACATGTCTATTGAACAAAATTTAGTTCATGACGTTGGCTTCTTTGTTGAAGCAAGActtagagaagaaaaataaaaaatggaacgTCATTggccatatttttttaaaatatattttaaataacatattatcaatacaaataaaataaactttgcTCAATTAAGAAATTAATGGATAACGACAATAGAAAAAGACACATATGTCTGTAGAGTCCACCATCCTATCACACTTTTCCTTTTTCGTTTTGTctcaacttattttaaaatattatctggtatttttttcaaaaaaggaaatataattAACAAGGAAGTTTCTAGctagttgtttattttttatttaaaagattatgtgttttctttatggatatcaaattatttattgtaCTTATATTTCTTTTAGGACGTGAGACTAACATCACCATGACAAACAAAATCAGATTCACACAAATTTATTGTCCTTGCTAGATCTTCCTACGAGTTGTTAATTTTGTCTTTTACttcgaatttttattttattcctaCCTTTGACGTTAGCAAAATGGTTTTTATTATAGTTGCTAGTGTAGCGTACAAGTGGACACACGCGTCAAATTTTCTATTTCATAAAAGTTTAAATGTACCCCTTAACTTTTGAATATGACCTAAAATATTTCAATCAAGTGGACGCTCTTTTTTGGGTCAAGGGATAAAAACCAAGACCTTTCTACTAAAGATGAGTGTAATTTTAGATGAAAAGGCGTAATGAAAGCAAAAAGTGATCAAATGTAGGAATGAGGAACAAAGTAGTGAAATTTGAACTCGAAACCTAACGTAAAATGTAGACAAACATATTACTACAAAAGAATACAAATGGGATCACACTGTGTATGTTGTTACAATACAAAATTttctaactaaataaataaaatagaatagaggagatgattttaatacaattcTAAGAAATGATGAAAGATGGAACCAACTATGACATTCTTCTGGTTGATTTCTAAGATGGTTATTTAAGTAATAGTTGTTATCTCATAAAATCACACTTCAATGTTCGTTTAAACAAAGAAGGTGATTTTCTGAGAATGTAACAATTAATTGAGTGATCATCTGAGAAATCACTCCACATTCTTCTTATCGAGCATCCAACAATGTGATGGTAACTTCATTTATAGAACTTGGTGTTTGTGTACTCCAAGAAAATTGATCAACTTCACCAATTTTCCTTTCAGTAAAGAAGCCAGGATGTTTAGCTGATGGCAAAATGCCTTCATTGGTCAGCATCATAATCACAGTTGACATACTTGGCCTGTCCACTGGATTTTGTTGAACACATAATAAACCTACATGGATTGATCTTTGTACTTCTGATATATTACATGAGTCCACCAGTTTTGGATCGACAA
Proteins encoded in this window:
- the LOC112941886 gene encoding uncharacterized protein — protein: MASSTSSLPSEIIFEILTRTSLKTLDACKAVNKECHDIVFESNFMPQFCQRTENISGYFLQTLSNNKHVTEFVSMDGCSGNNKTPFHLPINDSTAMNCGDFDMKIVASTKQGILCCRVRFKAFNRNGYRYYICKPSTKQWIKLPNPRVRFETVKVALIVLKSNPLHFKIIRLSSPRTCYHHYRVLGKDYYRREVFDSENWKWKQEKDLLVPELLCFDMFAPAVHATGLVYFKLRDDLVMALDYNGEEAFPRFSLPNQAFDYEDYRYNQLVEYNEKLGFTCLSPRGIGFWVFENENCVWELKKEVGIESIKEVTNFSIPCGIYNAGIALMKDYYKVYFYKLQDKSFNEVKLNKCRDVQEVFPFRSDLEPLDLRLRQTNNTFSSNKLFYRLFFIFSSSFFAFILLIRVLSYHG
- the LOC109120786 gene encoding G-type lectin S-receptor-like serine/threonine-protein kinase At4g27290 isoform X2, translated to MNALQRNDFYLLLLLYFYSTHQTFGATDSTITTTQFLKDGDKIASHSGSFEMGFFSPGDSENRYVGVWYKNISVRTVVWVANREAPLTGESGILKVIEPGILVLVNGADNVVWSTNTSRSVQNPVAQLLDSGNLVVKQASDDNFLWQSFDHPTDTLLSGMKLGWNFVTGREVYLSSWKSEEDPAPGDYTYHCDPSGYPQNILKKGSDVVYRSGPWNGLHFSGAISSRDSPLYTFGIFSSNTEVYFGFNFTSSVITRLTLNQNGALQRWTWGDRGQNWIPYLSIPTDNCDIYKLCGAYGSCNSQNSPVCGCLDKFVPKHNEDWQKADWSSGCVRRIQLNCLHGDIFLKYSHMKLPDTQNSLSNLTMTLEECKTICSRNCSCMAYSNIDIRNGGSGCLLWFSDLLDIRQLSKEGQDIYIRIAASELDSLKKSDGEKGTGLYWILPLSVGLVLVILSILLICHRRRKKAIKRKTKEKSRYSGNIKQDYNSGSCTEEFEIPLFDLSTITKATDNFSVNRKIGEGGFGPVYKGILEKGREIAVKRLSKTSRQGEDEFKNEVVYIAKLQHRNLVKILGCCIEGEEKMLIYEYLPNGSLDSFIFGGRQNRILDWPERFHIINGIARGLLYLHQDSQLRIIHRDLKANNILLDNDMNAKISDFGIARCYEEDDNEAMTNRVIGTYGYLSPEYALYGLYSVKSDVYSFGILVLEIVSGKSNRRYSPSNLNHSLIGHAWELNNEGRSIELLDEHVGDSCSTPQEVVRSIGVGLLCVQERPDDRPSMSSVVLMLNNEGTLPQAKLPAFYMEGDASDTELLSTLFAHSTTDDTPLEIR
- the LOC109120786 gene encoding G-type lectin S-receptor-like serine/threonine-protein kinase At4g27290 isoform X1; protein product: MNALQRNDFYLLLLLYFYSTHQTFGATDSTITTTQFLKDGDKIASHSGSFEMGFFSPGDSENRYVGVWYKNISVRTVVWVANREAPLTGESGILKVIEPGILVLVNGADNVVWSTNTSRSVQNPVAQLLDSGNLVVKQASDDNFLWQSFDHPTDTLLSGMKLGWNFVTGREVYLSSWKSEEDPAPGDYTYHCDPSGYPQNILKKGSDVVYRSGPWNGLHFSGAISSRDSPLYTFGIFSSNTEVYFGFNFTSSVITRLTLNQNGALQRWTWGDRGQNWIPYLSIPTDNCDIYKLCGAYGSCNSQNSPVCGCLDKFVPKHNEDWQKADWSSGCVRRIQLNCLHGDIFLKYSHMKLPDTQNSLSNLTMTLEECKTICSRNCSCMAYSNIDIRNGGSGCLLWFSDLLDIRQLSKEGQDIYIRIAASELDSLKKSDGEKGTGLYWILPLSVGLVLVILSILLICHRRRKKAIKRKTKAAEKSRYSGNIKQDYNSGSCTEEFEIPLFDLSTITKATDNFSVNRKIGEGGFGPVYKGILEKGREIAVKRLSKTSRQGEDEFKNEVVYIAKLQHRNLVKILGCCIEGEEKMLIYEYLPNGSLDSFIFGGRQNRILDWPERFHIINGIARGLLYLHQDSQLRIIHRDLKANNILLDNDMNAKISDFGIARCYEEDDNEAMTNRVIGTYGYLSPEYALYGLYSVKSDVYSFGILVLEIVSGKSNRRYSPSNLNHSLIGHAWELNNEGRSIELLDEHVGDSCSTPQEVVRSIGVGLLCVQERPDDRPSMSSVVLMLNNEGTLPQAKLPAFYMEGDASDTELLSTLFAHSTTDDTPLEIR